One window of Candidatus Binatus sp. genomic DNA carries:
- the def gene encoding peptide deformylase: MILKVARLGYPSIRMIAAPVAIDQIKTHDFQKLIDDMVETMHEYSGVGLAAPQVHLSIQLAVLEVENHPRYPEMPSVPLTVLINPVVTILDSTPVDEFEGCLSIPDLRGRVPRFKQLRVTALGRNGEPLDFVVSDFHARVIQHETDHLKGEVYLDRMLDLRSLGFLPEWQRFILPSRPPE; encoded by the coding sequence ATGATTCTTAAGGTCGCGCGGCTGGGCTATCCGTCGATCAGGATGATCGCGGCGCCGGTGGCGATCGATCAGATCAAGACGCACGACTTTCAGAAATTGATCGACGACATGGTCGAAACGATGCATGAATACAGCGGCGTCGGACTGGCCGCCCCGCAGGTGCATCTGTCGATTCAGCTAGCGGTGCTCGAGGTCGAGAATCATCCGCGCTATCCCGAGATGCCGTCGGTGCCGCTGACGGTGCTGATCAATCCGGTGGTGACGATTCTCGATTCCACGCCGGTGGATGAATTCGAAGGATGCCTCAGTATCCCGGATCTGCGCGGGCGCGTGCCGCGCTTCAAGCAATTGCGCGTGACGGCGCTGGGCCGCAATGGGGAGCCGCTGGATTTCGTCGTATCAGATTTTCATGCGCGGGTGATTCAGCACGAGACAGATCATCTGAAGGGCGAGGTGTACCTGGATCGGATGCTCGATCTGCGGTCGCTGGGCTTTCTGCCGGAGTGGCAGCGGTTCATCCTGCCGTCGCGGCCGCCGGAATGA